Proteins encoded together in one Telopea speciosissima isolate NSW1024214 ecotype Mountain lineage chromosome 6, Tspe_v1, whole genome shotgun sequence window:
- the LOC122665276 gene encoding uncharacterized protein LOC122665276, whose protein sequence is MALPFNSLIYSYKISRHRPSIPFSSAYLFPTSYSPISLPSCRLKLPKRRCNRVVSSVVSEKNSVDSSFSGTDLFKLTYLEGNSWLWDVGGSKILVDPILVGNLDFGIPWLYDAAKKFLKNFQLRDLPEINCLLITQSLDDHCHLKTLKPLSEMFPNLPVIATANAETMLSPLFRNVTYLEPGQSSEIEGVNNSKITIRATAGPILGPPWQRPENGYLIISPQGQLTLYYEPHCVYNPAFLEKEQADIVITPVIKQLLPNFTLVSGQEDAVQLAKLLKAKFIVPMKNGDLDGKGFLASIIQAEGTIGSFKELLSKELPDAQVLEPTPGVPLEISATSSRSVPCLLDG, encoded by the exons ATGGCTCTTCCGTTCAATTCTCTGATATACTCGTACAAAATCAGTAGACACAGACCCTCTATTCCATTCTCGTCTGCCTATCTGTTTCCCACTTCTTACAGTCCAATCTCTCTTCCTTCCTGCAGATTGAAGCTTCCAAAAcgcag GTGCAATCGGGTAGTTTCGTCTGTGGTTTCCGAAAAGAACtcggtcgattcgagtttctctGGCACTGATTTATTCAAACTCACTTACTTGGAG GGGAATAGCTGGTTGTGGGATGTTGGTGGATCGAAAATTTTGGTCGATCCAATCTTGGTTGGTAACCTGGATTTTGGAATTCCTTGGCTTTACGATGCAGCCAAgaagtttttgaagaattttcAG CTTAGAGATCTTCCGGAAATCAATTGTTTACTCATTACACAAAGCCTTGATGATCACTGCCACCTGAAGACCTTGAAGCCGCTGTCTGAAATGTTCCCAAATCTTCCAGTGATAGCAACTGCCAATGCAGAAACAATGTTGAGCCCCCTTTTCAGAAAT GTTACATATTTGGAACCTGGTCAAAGCTCTGAAATTGAAGGCGTGAATAATTCTAAAATCACAATCAGGGCCACTGCAGGACCTATTTTGGGCCCTCCATGGCAGCGACCAGAAAATGG GTATCTCATCATTTCTCCACAAGGCCAGTTAACTCTCTACTATGAACCTCACTGTGTCTATAACCCAGCATTTCTGGAAAAGGAGCAGGCTGACATAGTAATCACTCCAGTTATAAAGCAATTGCTGCCTAATTTCACATTGGTTTCTGGACAAGAAGATGCAGTTCAGCTGGCAAAGCTGCTTAAGGCCAA ATTCATTGTGCCTATGAAAAATGGGGACCTTGATGGCAAAGGATTTCTTGCGAGTATAATTCAGGCTGAAGGAACAATAGGATCATTCAAG GAGTTGTTATCAAAAGAGCTACCAGATGCACAGGTACTAGAGCCAACCCCTGGTGTACCACTAGAAATTTCTGCTACATCGTCCCGTAGTGTACCTTGCCTGCTCGATGGCTAA